A genomic region of [Eubacterium] eligens ATCC 27750 contains the following coding sequences:
- a CDS encoding peptidase U32 family protein, with amino-acid sequence MAGHMYNGRETELLIPASSLEVLKIAVIFGADAVYIGGEAFGLRAKAKNFSIEDMKEGVKFAHERNVKVYVTANILAHNYDLEGARAYFEELKEVGPDALIISDPGMFTIAKEVLPDIDIHISTQANNTNYMTYNFWWNQGAKRVVSARELSLEEIKEIREHIPDEMEIETFMHGAMCISYSGRCLLSSFLAGRDANRGACTHPCRWKYAVVEENRPGQFMPVYENERGTYIFNSKDLCMIEHIPEMVSSGIDSFKIEGRMKTALYVATVARTYRLAIDDFIEDPEKYKARIPFYKSEISKCTYRQYTTGFFFGKPDENTQIYDSNTYIREYTYLGIVGDVNEQGLYHIEQRNKFSVGETIEVMKPDGQNIEVTVKRIVDENGKDMESCPHPKQNLYIDLGIQLDKYDILRRQEEETEVNS; translated from the coding sequence ATGGCAGGACATATGTATAATGGCAGGGAGACAGAACTTCTTATACCTGCAAGCAGTCTTGAAGTTTTAAAGATAGCAGTAATATTCGGTGCTGATGCCGTATATATCGGTGGTGAAGCATTTGGATTAAGAGCTAAGGCTAAGAATTTTTCAATAGAAGATATGAAAGAGGGCGTTAAGTTTGCCCATGAAAGAAATGTCAAGGTATATGTTACAGCTAATATTCTGGCACATAACTATGACCTTGAGGGTGCAAGAGCTTACTTTGAGGAACTTAAGGAAGTAGGTCCTGACGCGCTTATTATATCGGACCCGGGAATGTTTACAATAGCAAAGGAAGTACTTCCGGATATTGATATACATATAAGCACACAGGCTAATAATACTAACTATATGACATATAATTTCTGGTGGAATCAGGGTGCTAAGAGAGTGGTTTCAGCAAGAGAATTATCTCTTGAAGAGATTAAGGAGATAAGAGAGCATATTCCTGATGAGATGGAGATTGAGACATTCATGCATGGAGCAATGTGTATATCTTATTCAGGCAGATGCCTGTTATCAAGTTTCCTTGCAGGAAGAGATGCTAACAGGGGAGCATGTACACATCCATGCCGCTGGAAATATGCTGTTGTTGAGGAGAACAGACCGGGACAGTTCATGCCTGTATATGAGAATGAGAGAGGAACATATATATTTAACTCTAAGGATTTATGTATGATAGAGCATATTCCAGAGATGGTAAGTTCAGGTATTGACTCATTTAAGATTGAAGGCCGTATGAAGACAGCACTGTATGTTGCAACTGTTGCAAGAACTTACAGACTTGCTATTGATGATTTTATAGAAGACCCGGAGAAGTACAAGGCTAGAATCCCATTCTATAAGAGTGAGATAAGCAAATGTACTTACAGACAGTATACAACAGGTTTCTTCTTTGGAAAGCCAGACGAGAATACACAGATATATGACAGTAACACATATATCAGGGAATACACATATCTTGGTATTGTAGGAGATGTTAACGAGCAGGGACTTTACCATATTGAGCAGCGTAACAAGTTCTCAGTTGGAGAGACAATTGAGGTTATGAAGCCGGACGGACAGAATATAGAAGTCACAGTTAAGCGTATTGTTGATGAGAATGGTAAGGATATGGAGAGCTGTCCACATCCTAAGCAGAACCTTTATATTGATTTGGGAATCCAGCTTGATAAGTATGATATCTTAAGACGTCAGGAAGAAGAAACAGAAGTTAACAGTTAA
- the sigK gene encoding RNA polymerase sporulation sigma factor SigK: MKTFEKPLSAQEEKELLIKLREGDSAARNALIEKNMRLVAHIVKKYTSTERDYINEDLISVGTIGLIKAVDSFDIERNVRFSTYAAKCIDNEILMLFRQDKKKEREVSLNEPIGKDKEGNEISLKDIIGEDSEKKQPDAVEDYMFYEQIKCIYGNIEKVLAPREIEILKYRYGLFGAKECTQNELADRLGISRSYVSRIEKKALGKLREVLIEWKLI, translated from the coding sequence TTGAAAACATTTGAAAAACCATTATCGGCACAGGAAGAGAAAGAATTGCTGATAAAATTACGCGAAGGCGATAGTGCGGCCAGAAATGCTCTTATAGAAAAGAACATGCGTCTTGTTGCACATATAGTCAAAAAATATACCTCTACTGAACGTGATTATATTAATGAAGACCTTATTTCAGTGGGAACAATAGGACTTATTAAGGCTGTTGATTCATTTGACATAGAAAGAAATGTGAGATTCTCAACATATGCTGCCAAATGTATAGACAACGAAATTCTTATGCTTTTCCGTCAGGATAAAAAGAAGGAACGGGAAGTGTCTCTTAATGAGCCTATAGGAAAGGACAAAGAGGGAAATGAGATAAGCCTTAAGGATATTATCGGAGAAGATTCGGAGAAGAAACAGCCTGATGCTGTGGAAGATTATATGTTTTATGAGCAGATTAAGTGTATATATGGTAATATAGAAAAGGTGCTTGCACCAAGAGAGATAGAGATATTAAAATACAGGTATGGACTTTTTGGTGCAAAGGAATGTACACAGAATGAACTTGCTGACAGGCTTGGAATAAGCAGAAGCTATGTGAGCAGAATAGAGAAAAAGGCACTTGGTAAATTAAGAGAAGTGCTTATTGAGTGGAAACTTATATGA
- a CDS encoding aminopeptidase P family protein, with the protein MQITDAKVIAGRLSKVRDIMKSEGVDIYVVVTGDYHISEYAGDYFKEREFITGFTGSAGTAVITQDDARLFTDGRYFVQAEKQIEGTGFSLMKVGAPGVMNVAQYCESIVKDGMSMGFDGRTMPAEEGIELSDICKKAGAGCLYDFDAIENIYEDRAEFPHSKAFYLDEEYSGESIISKLSRIRKYMDNKNADIHIMATLDDICWTFNIRGCDVECNPVIMAYSVITKDKAYIYTDKDRFDDKTLAKFGEACVKVLPYDSIYGDITRMNGKVLIDKRRVNMRIYELIQSGRDVEAVLSDNPAMHFKAIKNETEIRNLYGIHVDDGVAVTKFIFWLKKNVASGNLTEADAAAYLDNLRSNIKDYIELSFDTISAYNANAAMMHYHADETNAAVLKPEGMLLVDSGGQYMRGTTDITRTIALGSVTDEMKMYYTLTLKGMLSLANAKFLKGCNGFSLDILARAPLWNVGMDYRCGTGHGIGYLLNVHESPNGFRWKHNPGKNDLAVIEEGMVTSDEPGVYIEGRFGIRIENEIVCQKDFDNEYGTFLKFDMLTVVPIDLELVDVNYLDAVDIERLNKYQERVYKTLEPYFEGEEKDMLREATRPIGG; encoded by the coding sequence ATGCAGATTACAGATGCAAAGGTAATAGCAGGCAGATTATCTAAGGTAAGGGATATCATGAAATCAGAAGGCGTTGATATATATGTAGTCGTAACAGGTGATTACCATATATCGGAGTATGCAGGAGATTATTTTAAGGAAAGAGAATTCATTACAGGATTCACAGGCTCTGCCGGAACGGCTGTTATAACACAGGATGATGCAAGGCTTTTCACTGACGGAAGATATTTCGTGCAGGCTGAAAAGCAGATTGAAGGGACAGGCTTTTCACTGATGAAGGTCGGTGCTCCGGGTGTTATGAATGTGGCACAGTACTGTGAGAGTATAGTTAAAGATGGAATGAGCATGGGATTTGATGGAAGAACCATGCCGGCTGAAGAAGGAATTGAGCTGTCTGATATATGTAAAAAAGCAGGAGCAGGCTGTTTGTATGATTTTGATGCAATTGAGAATATATATGAGGACAGGGCAGAGTTTCCACACAGCAAAGCATTTTATCTTGATGAAGAGTACTCAGGAGAAAGCATAATAAGCAAGCTTTCAAGAATAAGAAAGTATATGGATAATAAAAATGCTGATATACATATTATGGCAACGCTTGACGACATATGCTGGACATTCAATATAAGAGGATGCGATGTTGAGTGCAACCCTGTTATTATGGCATATTCAGTGATAACTAAGGATAAAGCATACATATATACTGATAAGGACAGGTTTGATGATAAGACGCTGGCCAAATTCGGAGAGGCATGTGTAAAGGTGCTGCCATATGACAGCATATATGGAGACATTACCAGAATGAATGGAAAAGTGCTTATTGATAAGAGACGTGTGAATATGCGTATATATGAGCTTATACAGTCTGGAAGAGATGTGGAAGCGGTACTGTCTGACAATCCGGCAATGCATTTTAAGGCAATAAAGAATGAGACAGAGATAAGGAATCTATATGGCATACATGTTGACGATGGCGTGGCTGTAACAAAATTCATATTCTGGCTTAAGAAAAATGTTGCATCAGGTAATTTAACAGAAGCAGATGCAGCGGCATATCTTGATAATTTAAGAAGCAATATAAAAGATTACATAGAACTAAGCTTTGACACAATCAGTGCGTATAATGCAAATGCAGCGATGATGCATTACCATGCAGATGAAACCAATGCGGCTGTCTTAAAGCCGGAAGGCATGCTGCTTGTGGATTCAGGCGGACAGTATATGCGTGGAACAACTGATATAACAAGAACAATAGCACTTGGATCTGTGACTGATGAGATGAAGATGTATTACACACTTACACTTAAAGGCATGTTAAGCCTGGCAAATGCAAAATTCTTAAAAGGCTGTAACGGTTTCAGTCTTGATATTCTTGCCAGAGCACCACTGTGGAATGTCGGAATGGACTACCGATGCGGAACAGGCCATGGCATAGGATACCTTTTAAATGTGCATGAGAGTCCTAACGGGTTTCGATGGAAGCACAATCCGGGTAAGAATGACCTTGCAGTTATTGAAGAGGGCATGGTTACATCTGATGAGCCGGGGGTATATATTGAGGGCAGGTTCGGTATAAGAATTGAAAATGAGATTGTGTGCCAGAAAGATTTCGACAATGAATATGGCACATTTTTAAAGTTTGACATGCTTACAGTTGTTCCGATAGACTTAGAACTTGTTGATGTAAATTATCTTGATGCTGTTGATATTGAGCGGCTCAATAAGTATCAGGAAAGAGTATATAAGACGCTTGAACCGTATTTTGAAGGTGAAGAAAAGGATATGTTAAGAGAGGCAACCAGACCAATAGGAGGTTGA
- a CDS encoding GspE/PulE family protein → MNYRKKIRLGDVLVKKGIIDENQLQTALSRQREQGKMLGEMVIALGYATQRDINEALCDSLGIDFVDMRETDVSEDVLSMLDENIMRKYTLVPLGDAPDNPGAIRVAMADPTNILAMDDINIVTGKQVVPVLANASDINAFFDKAFGQKQAQSIVDLYKKEQGDVFKEETKEDKARREEIENAPIVQLINSVIEQAVRQRASDIHIEPMEKSIRVRYRIDGNLREIIDYDNTLLGAITTRIKIMSGMDISEKRKPQDGRITLNVDGREYDIRVSNLPTVYGEKCVMRIASKEGFNIDKSKLGLTPADLKVFDDILKNPHGIILVTGPTGSGKSTTLYTALSELNTEDVNIITVEDPVEANIDGINQVQVNNKANLTFATALRSILRQDPDIIMIGEIRDGETAEIAVRASITGHLVVSTLHTNSTASSVARLEDMGIESYLIADSLVGIIAQRLVRKLCDCKMPKEASAAEKEMLGLNPDEPFTVYEPCGCKLCNGTGYYGRLGIYEIMKITPSIKRLISKHADAEDIKNQAISEGMNTLKMAATNAVKEGVTTIAEMVKATYEAEEDDSQPNAKNANAGAVKKPAAPASSLTSGLSAGRSDDNEIVEIELEQID, encoded by the coding sequence GTGAATTATAGAAAGAAAATACGTTTGGGAGACGTACTTGTAAAAAAAGGCATAATTGATGAGAATCAGTTACAGACTGCACTTTCAAGACAGAGAGAGCAGGGCAAGATGCTTGGTGAAATGGTTATTGCACTTGGATATGCAACACAGAGGGATATTAATGAAGCACTTTGCGACAGTCTTGGAATAGATTTTGTTGATATGAGAGAAACAGATGTCAGCGAAGATGTACTTTCTATGCTTGATGAAAATATTATGAGAAAGTATACGCTTGTTCCTCTTGGGGATGCACCTGATAATCCGGGAGCAATAAGAGTTGCTATGGCTGATCCTACTAATATTCTTGCCATGGATGATATTAATATTGTTACAGGCAAGCAGGTAGTTCCTGTTCTTGCTAATGCGTCTGATATTAATGCTTTCTTTGATAAAGCATTTGGACAGAAGCAGGCACAGAGTATTGTTGACCTTTATAAGAAGGAACAGGGGGACGTATTCAAGGAAGAGACTAAGGAAGATAAGGCAAGAAGAGAAGAAATTGAGAATGCGCCTATTGTTCAGCTTATTAACAGTGTTATAGAGCAGGCGGTAAGACAGAGAGCTTCCGATATACATATAGAGCCAATGGAGAAGAGTATCCGTGTAAGGTACAGAATTGATGGTAATCTCCGTGAAATTATTGATTATGATAATACGCTTCTTGGTGCTATCACAACACGTATAAAGATTATGTCAGGTATGGATATCTCTGAAAAGAGAAAGCCACAGGATGGTCGTATTACTCTTAATGTAGACGGAAGAGAGTATGATATCCGTGTATCTAATCTTCCTACTGTATATGGCGAGAAATGTGTTATGAGAATTGCGTCCAAAGAAGGGTTTAACATTGATAAATCCAAGCTTGGACTTACACCGGCTGACCTTAAGGTATTTGATGATATCTTAAAGAACCCACATGGAATTATTCTTGTAACAGGACCTACAGGATCTGGTAAGTCTACGACACTTTACACAGCTTTAAGTGAACTGAATACAGAAGATGTTAATATTATCACAGTTGAAGATCCTGTCGAGGCTAATATTGATGGTATCAATCAGGTACAGGTTAATAATAAGGCTAACCTTACATTTGCAACTGCCTTAAGATCAATCCTTAGACAGGATCCGGATATCATTATGATTGGTGAGATCCGAGATGGTGAAACAGCTGAGATTGCAGTAAGAGCTTCTATTACCGGACATCTGGTTGTTAGTACATTACATACTAACAGTACAGCAAGTTCTGTTGCCCGTCTTGAAGATATGGGAATAGAATCTTACCTTATAGCTGATTCGCTTGTTGGTATTATTGCCCAGCGACTTGTAAGAAAGCTGTGTGACTGCAAGATGCCTAAAGAGGCAAGTGCAGCAGAGAAAGAAATGTTAGGCCTTAATCCGGATGAACCATTTACAGTATATGAACCATGTGGCTGTAAGCTTTGTAATGGAACAGGTTACTATGGACGACTTGGTATCTATGAGATAATGAAGATAACACCTTCTATTAAGAGACTTATTTCTAAACATGCTGATGCAGAGGATATTAAGAATCAGGCAATCAGTGAGGGAATGAATACCCTTAAGATGGCGGCAACCAATGCTGTTAAGGAAGGCGTCACAACAATTGCTGAGATGGTTAAGGCTACTTATGAGGCAGAGGAAGATGATTCACAGCCTAATGCAAAGAATGCCAATGCCGGAGCAGTTAAGAAGCCGGCAGCACCAGCATCATCTTTGACATCCGGATTATCAGCCGGCAGGTCAGATGATAATGAAATTGTTGAAATAGAATTAGAGCAGATTGACTAA
- a CDS encoding type IV pilus twitching motility protein PilT produces the protein MFTVEQLLTIAKEKKASDVHVTVGLPPRVRINGDLVDLEYPRLTPADCEKLILDIMDERQENMFKDRGELDFSFSIPNIGRYRVNVFRQRGSVACAMRIVGTEIPSPESLGVPKSVIDLHSKKRGLVLVTGPTGSGKSTTLASLIDRINDNRNAHVITLEDPIEYLHSHRKAMINQREIGLDTRSYADALRAALREDPDVILVGEMRDLETISTAITAAETGHLVFSTLHTIGAAATIDRIIDVFPPHQQQQIRIQLAVVLEAVISQQLIPTADRRGRVAAFEVMHGTIPIKNLIREAKTYQITSVLQTGRKDGMISMDDALLDLYNKGVIDAENAVSYAQDVNYVTKRVNQFF, from the coding sequence ATGTTTACAGTAGAGCAGCTGCTTACGATAGCAAAAGAAAAAAAGGCAAGTGATGTACATGTTACAGTCGGACTGCCACCAAGAGTCAGAATTAATGGAGACCTTGTTGATCTTGAATATCCAAGGCTTACTCCGGCAGATTGTGAAAAGCTTATTCTTGATATTATGGATGAGAGACAGGAAAATATGTTTAAGGACAGAGGAGAACTGGATTTCTCATTCTCGATTCCGAATATAGGCAGATACAGAGTTAATGTGTTCAGGCAGAGAGGTTCTGTTGCGTGTGCAATGAGAATTGTTGGAACAGAAATCCCTTCCCCTGAAAGTCTTGGTGTACCTAAGTCAGTTATTGACCTGCATTCCAAGAAGAGAGGGCTTGTGCTTGTAACAGGTCCTACGGGTTCAGGTAAGTCTACAACACTTGCTTCACTGATTGACAGGATTAATGATAACCGCAATGCACATGTAATAACACTGGAGGATCCTATAGAGTATCTTCACAGTCATAGAAAAGCCATGATTAACCAAAGGGAAATCGGGCTTGATACACGTTCTTATGCAGATGCATTAAGGGCAGCGCTCCGAGAAGATCCTGATGTTATTCTTGTTGGAGAAATGAGAGATCTTGAGACAATATCAACAGCCATAACTGCGGCTGAGACAGGACACCTTGTATTTTCAACACTTCATACAATTGGCGCAGCGGCAACTATTGACAGAATTATTGATGTATTTCCGCCACACCAGCAGCAGCAGATAAGAATCCAGCTTGCAGTTGTTCTTGAAGCTGTTATTTCACAGCAGCTTATACCGACGGCTGACAGAAGAGGAAGGGTAGCTGCATTTGAAGTAATGCATGGAACCATTCCTATAAAGAATCTTATCCGTGAGGCTAAGACATATCAGATTACAAGTGTTTTACAGACAGGAAGAAAAGACGGAATGATATCTATGGATGATGCACTTCTTGATTTGTATAATAAGGGTGTGATTGATGCTGAGAATGCGGTAAGTTATGCTCAGGATGTTAATTATGTTACCAAGAGAGTTAATCAGTTCTTCTAA
- a CDS encoding O-antigen ligase family protein, which produces MCAHIIKDERRRKKIFGSYAIVSVIMGICLLLQDYGVIDGVFRSQRATVFNQFNHMGYYLNMSVLVMTGLYLMQENIKLKILYTAGMTFQLFCLLVNNTFGGYLGTVAGVVCVCIIYAISTHRNKCIIIPLAVLIVLSIMSMADMIPSSAGENVGRDLNKLAHDIRSIVTEADDMESAGTGRMVLWKACFKMIPESPVVGYGPEQLNDKYSGAMLPWTDRPANEYIQHMVFLGIPGLLLYLASLITMLVCQLKRIRKLTPTTIAAAGCVIAYAVCAFTGNTMFYTTPYMFMFLGLAGKGWK; this is translated from the coding sequence ATGTGTGCACATATTATAAAGGATGAAAGGCGCAGAAAGAAAATATTTGGCTCATATGCAATAGTATCTGTGATTATGGGGATATGCCTTTTGTTACAGGATTACGGAGTGATTGATGGTGTGTTCAGGTCACAGAGAGCGACAGTGTTTAATCAGTTTAACCATATGGGATACTACCTTAATATGTCAGTACTTGTAATGACCGGATTATATCTCATGCAAGAAAATATTAAGCTGAAAATATTGTATACTGCCGGAATGACATTCCAGTTATTCTGTCTGCTTGTTAATAATACATTTGGCGGATATCTGGGAACGGTTGCAGGCGTTGTATGTGTGTGCATTATATATGCAATCAGTACACACAGGAATAAATGCATTATTATACCACTGGCTGTACTTATTGTACTTAGCATCATGAGTATGGCGGATATGATTCCATCAAGCGCAGGAGAAAATGTTGGCAGAGATTTAAATAAACTTGCACATGATATACGTTCCATTGTTACGGAGGCTGATGATATGGAATCGGCAGGAACGGGAAGAATGGTATTATGGAAGGCATGCTTTAAAATGATTCCAGAAAGTCCGGTTGTAGGATACGGACCAGAACAGCTTAATGATAAGTATTCCGGCGCAATGCTTCCGTGGACAGACAGACCAGCTAATGAATATATACAGCATATGGTATTTCTTGGGATTCCGGGATTGCTGTTGTATCTGGCTTCACTTATTACAATGCTTGTGTGCCAGCTTAAGAGAATAAGAAAACTGACACCTACAACAATAGCAGCAGCGGGGTGTGTAATAGCATATGCAGTGTGTGCATTTACAGGTAATACAATGTTTTACACGACGCCGTATATGTTTATGTTCCTTGGATTGGCGGGGAAAGGCTGGAAGTAA
- a CDS encoding RpnC/YadD family protein, with protein sequence MGVEINRKFKDALFRKVFEEKKDLLSLYNALNNTEHTDENLITVNTIEDVIYVGYKNDIAFVIDSELNLYEHQSSVNKNMPIRGLIYFAELYKGYIERNSLRIYNETEVKLPFPRYVVFYNGEKDETEKSVQRLADLFVRNEANQNQKPCLDVEVLLLNINYGCNKEIMNKCQKLMEYSRLIAMIRGKTADLAKIYSQDSIEKSKKEIFTEAVSLAIEEAISNNILREILIKNKAEVTDMLLTEFDEKDYIEGVREEGERKGREEGREEGRNKMIYSLVEDKSISMEKGAQKLGISVEKLKDDMVKAGYKRPDID encoded by the coding sequence ATGGGGGTAGAGATTAACAGAAAATTCAAGGATGCATTGTTTCGAAAGGTATTTGAAGAGAAAAAGGATCTGCTGAGTCTGTACAATGCGTTAAACAACACAGAGCATACGGACGAAAATCTTATAACGGTGAACACAATAGAAGATGTTATATATGTCGGGTATAAGAATGACATAGCTTTCGTTATTGATAGTGAATTAAATCTATATGAACATCAAAGCAGTGTTAATAAAAATATGCCGATAAGAGGACTTATCTATTTTGCAGAGCTTTACAAGGGTTATATTGAAAGGAATTCCTTAAGAATATACAATGAGACAGAAGTAAAACTGCCTTTCCCAAGATATGTGGTGTTTTATAATGGGGAAAAGGATGAAACGGAAAAGAGCGTGCAGAGGCTTGCGGATTTATTTGTTAGAAATGAAGCTAACCAAAATCAGAAGCCGTGTCTGGATGTGGAAGTACTGCTGCTTAACATTAATTATGGCTGCAATAAAGAGATAATGAACAAATGCCAGAAATTGATGGAGTATTCAAGGCTTATAGCCATGATAAGAGGCAAAACTGCTGATTTAGCGAAGATATATAGTCAGGATAGTATTGAAAAAAGCAAAAAAGAAATATTCACTGAAGCAGTTTCGCTTGCAATAGAAGAGGCAATCAGCAATAATATACTTAGAGAAATACTTATAAAAAACAAAGCGGAGGTGACGGATATGCTTCTGACAGAATTTGACGAAAAGGATTATATAGAGGGAGTAAGAGAAGAAGGCGAAAGAAAAGGCCGAGAAGAAGGTCGGGAAGAAGGAAGAAACAAGATGATATATTCCCTTGTGGAAGACAAGAGTATAAGTATGGAGAAAGGTGCACAAAAGCTTGGGATAAGTGTAGAAAAACTTAAGGATGATATGGTCAAGGCAGGATATAAGCGTCCTGATATTGATTAA
- a CDS encoding glycosyltransferase family protein produces the protein MKQAISFKSIKRHHILLFFIILMQCIYLSFSFGINKKGFHSDELWNYGFANSSQGTDIFRENNQLKNFDNWENSSILYDYISVDKSEIFDYSSVYKNCADDYHPFLGFMLLHFICALFPGTWSAWYCFALNLIFFVIQQIFLFKLIRRITNNSYYGIAGVLFFGFTTGAEDILFFLRIYCPATAISVVFMYYLSELYNQRNSSKVPINILVKIAITTLIGCLTLHEFIILAFIAALIYGLFYLITKHFKLAISFGISMISSALLSIAIFPATIPHLFDSSGTFGSQVVKYSFVFQFKLYMSYITNDLFGVATSPWPSMFLWYLFYGLIVFLFFFIPFCFIFRHEKWLKNFFLLIKRKCIDFIHKFKFFNFALFALMIVCISMLAVNAYMTSIVHMGRVSNRYIMIIYPLFAAFVVSLFCYCLNWIFKNKKLKYIMCYGFAVIFATLSILMAPHIFRFNYPHEGVAIEDIEENSNCIIMLSSPFLLTCTTYTLGKTNHFFATTYNTALTADYKNSDINFKDEPLYLLIDTSLFNNNGLSVGGISLPSSNITYDIEAIYDKDTYLSFYKNLDIASNFEKVGTDYNLFGREVEIYRLN, from the coding sequence ATGAAACAAGCTATATCTTTCAAATCCATAAAAAGACACCACATTCTTTTATTTTTCATTATATTAATGCAATGCATTTATCTGTCTTTTTCATTTGGGATTAATAAGAAAGGGTTTCATTCTGATGAGCTATGGAATTATGGTTTCGCCAACAGTTCTCAGGGAACTGATATTTTCAGGGAAAATAACCAGTTAAAGAATTTTGATAATTGGGAAAATTCATCCATTCTGTACGACTACATATCTGTTGATAAATCCGAAATATTTGACTATTCATCTGTTTATAAAAATTGTGCTGATGACTACCATCCTTTCTTAGGATTTATGCTTCTTCATTTTATATGTGCACTTTTTCCCGGAACATGGTCTGCATGGTATTGTTTTGCACTTAATCTTATATTTTTTGTAATCCAGCAGATATTTTTATTCAAATTAATAAGAAGAATAACTAACAATTCTTATTATGGAATTGCCGGTGTATTATTCTTTGGTTTCACCACAGGTGCAGAGGACATTTTATTTTTCTTAAGGATATACTGTCCTGCAACAGCCATCAGTGTTGTTTTCATGTATTATCTGTCGGAATTATATAATCAGCGGAACAGCTCAAAAGTCCCTATTAATATATTAGTTAAAATTGCTATCACAACACTTATCGGTTGTTTAACCCTGCATGAATTTATTATCCTTGCTTTTATTGCTGCATTAATTTATGGACTTTTTTACCTGATTACAAAACATTTTAAATTAGCAATTAGTTTTGGAATATCAATGATTAGTTCTGCTTTGTTGTCAATTGCAATATTCCCTGCAACAATACCACATTTGTTTGATTCATCAGGGACTTTCGGCAGTCAGGTAGTAAAATATTCATTTGTATTCCAATTTAAATTATATATGTCTTATATAACTAATGATTTATTTGGAGTTGCAACATCCCCTTGGCCATCAATGTTTTTATGGTATTTGTTTTACGGATTGATTGTATTTCTATTCTTCTTCATTCCTTTTTGCTTTATATTCAGACATGAGAAATGGTTAAAGAATTTCTTTTTGCTTATAAAAAGAAAATGTATAGATTTCATTCATAAATTTAAGTTCTTTAACTTTGCATTATTTGCACTTATGATTGTATGCATATCAATGCTTGCCGTTAATGCTTATATGACTTCCATCGTTCACATGGGAAGAGTATCTAACAGATATATAATGATTATCTATCCTTTATTTGCAGCATTTGTAGTATCTCTATTCTGCTATTGCTTAAATTGGATATTTAAAAATAAGAAATTAAAATATATTATGTGTTATGGCTTCGCTGTAATTTTTGCCACATTAAGCATTTTGATGGCACCACATATATTCAGATTCAACTATCCTCATGAAGGCGTTGCAATTGAAGACATTGAAGAAAATTCCAATTGTATAATTATGTTAAGCTCACCATTTCTCTTAACTTGTACTACTTATACTCTTGGTAAAACAAACCACTTTTTTGCAACAACATATAACACAGCTTTAACAGCTGATTATAAAAATAGCGATATCAACTTTAAAGACGAACCTCTGTATTTATTAATTGACACATCATTATTTAATAATAATGGTTTATCTGTAGGTGGTATAAGTCTGCCGTCTTCCAATATCACTTATGATATAGAAGCGATCTATGATAAAGACACTTACTTATCATTTTATAAAAATCTTGATATTGCATCCAACTTTGAAAAAGTAGGAACTGATTATAATTTATTTGGCAGAGAAGTAGAGATATATCGTCTTAATTAA